A genomic window from Acinetobacter lwoffii includes:
- the ppx gene encoding exopolyphosphatase codes for MSDFLIDEELLAAIDMGSNSFHLAIARVDHGEVKKVASMSEKVQLAAGLDENKNLTEAAQQRGLACLARFVGRLGAVQPNRLRIVATNALRQAKNGHEFIQKAAEILPKPIEIIAGREEARLIYLGVSHTMANSGRRLVVDIGGGSTELIIGEEFEPIHTESVQMGCVAFTKAYFQDGEISAKAFDKAVTAARKEISGIANTYKEAGWDAVVGSSGTIKACRQICVNMGWSNEREQLTREGLEKLKDKLLKYKYVSDMEFEGLKDDRRAVLPAGIAILYAVFDVLEIDHLVYSDGALREGVMYDLLGRFKHEDIRDRSVHALIGRYNADAKQAERVVQTAQKLFNDVASELGLSVEDSDLLRRAAYLHEIGLAISHSGYHRHGAYLLQHSDIAGFSQVDQNHLSHLVAHHRRKLRADAKIDVMKVGGSKLLWLCLLLRLSVLVNHSRSDEMLPAIELKVENAQQWQLSVSGDAKQWPLLVAELHDEQQQFKNWEIELSIQSEQFVN; via the coding sequence ATGTCTGACTTTTTGATTGATGAAGAATTACTTGCCGCCATCGATATGGGATCAAACAGCTTTCATTTGGCCATCGCCCGTGTAGATCATGGCGAAGTGAAGAAAGTGGCATCAATGTCAGAAAAAGTTCAGCTTGCCGCAGGACTAGACGAAAATAAGAATTTAACCGAAGCCGCACAGCAGCGCGGTTTGGCCTGTCTGGCTCGTTTTGTCGGGCGTTTAGGTGCCGTTCAGCCGAACCGCTTGCGGATCGTGGCGACGAATGCGTTACGTCAAGCTAAAAATGGCCATGAATTTATCCAGAAAGCTGCAGAAATTTTACCGAAACCGATCGAAATTATCGCGGGTCGTGAAGAAGCCCGTCTGATTTATCTGGGGGTATCGCATACCATGGCCAACAGCGGTCGTCGTCTGGTGGTTGATATTGGTGGCGGTTCAACTGAGCTGATTATCGGTGAAGAATTCGAGCCGATTCACACTGAATCCGTACAAATGGGCTGTGTGGCATTTACCAAGGCCTATTTTCAGGATGGTGAAATCAGCGCCAAAGCTTTTGATAAAGCAGTTACTGCGGCACGTAAAGAAATTTCGGGAATTGCCAATACTTATAAAGAAGCCGGTTGGGATGCTGTTGTCGGCTCGAGTGGTACCATTAAAGCCTGCCGCCAGATTTGTGTCAATATGGGCTGGAGCAATGAACGCGAACAGTTGACGCGTGAAGGCTTGGAAAAGCTCAAAGATAAACTGCTTAAATATAAATACGTCTCGGACATGGAATTCGAAGGTCTGAAAGATGATCGTCGTGCCGTCTTACCTGCTGGTATTGCCATTCTCTATGCTGTCTTTGATGTATTGGAAATTGACCATTTGGTCTATTCTGACGGTGCGTTACGTGAAGGCGTGATGTATGACTTGCTTGGCCGTTTCAAGCACGAAGATATCCGCGATCGTTCCGTACATGCCTTGATTGGTCGATATAATGCCGATGCCAAGCAGGCTGAACGTGTAGTTCAGACCGCACAGAAACTGTTTAATGACGTGGCTAGTGAACTCGGTTTAAGTGTTGAAGATAGTGACCTGTTACGTCGTGCTGCCTATCTGCATGAGATTGGTTTGGCCATCAGTCACAGTGGCTATCATCGTCATGGCGCGTATTTATTGCAACATTCGGATATTGCCGGTTTCTCGCAAGTTGATCAGAATCATTTGTCACATTTGGTCGCGCACCATCGACGTAAATTGCGCGCTGATGCCAAGATTGATGTGATGAAAGTCGGTGGATCTAAACTTTTATGGTTATGTTTGCTGCTTCGTCTGTCGGTTTTGGTCAATCACAGTCGTAGCGATGAGATGCTTCCTGCCATTGAACTCAAGGTTGAAAATGCGCAACAATGGCAACTCAGCGTGTCTGGTGATGCCAAGCAATGGCCATTGCTGGTCGCTGAACTGCACGATGAACAGCAGCAATTTAAAAATTGGGAGATTGAACTCTCGATTCAATCCGAACAATTTGTTAATTAA
- the polA gene encoding DNA polymerase I codes for MPPFVLVDGSYFLFRAFHALPPLTTSTGLHTNAIRGAISAIQKLMRRTQPTHMAVIFDTPEPTFRHELSPIYKGDRPSMPTELSEQIPYLHALIRALGIPLHTLPGAEADDIIGTLAKRAEAMGHQVLISTGDKDMAQLVTEKVTLEDSFKEKPLDVDGVFEKFGVWPNQIIDYLTLMGDASDGIMGVPGVGAKTAAKLLTEYGSIGGILENVDKIKGKVGQNIKEHVDGIALDHQLASIVIDLDLNFGYDDLKLGEPNVETLRHLYTELEFRNQLQSLDHPNNPNNSNYQQAAKSINAKAVTAPEPLEDHASVTSSDDQLGQATYHTVLSQQDWDTLFERLSTEKRFAFDTETTSLDYRIAQIVGFSVAFDAQNAYYVPLAHDYEGAPEQLNREVILAQIKPILEDESVKKIGHHLKYDAHVLENHGIHLAGWYFDTMLASYVLNSVATRHGMDDVARLYLSHLTTTYEQVAGKGAKQKTFNQIPLETAAHYAAEDAHVTYRLYEVLSGKLQAHPELVNILHNIEVPVARVLTQMEENGIELDLAFLDQLGGEFSNTMQNLENQIMEIAGESFNVSSPKQVGEVLFEKLGLKGGKKTTTGQYSTSESVLEKIEHPIAQLILEYRGLSKLKSTYTDGLCKQANPDTHRVHTSYHQALTATGRLSSTDPNLQNIPIRAEIGRQIRKAFVAPEGRVLLAADYSQIELRLMAHLSQDEALLDAFIHGQDVHRRTAAEVLGIPLEEVTNDQRRQAKAVNFGLLYGMSEFGLIRQLGFTRQESQDYIKQYFHRYPGIYDYMQRTRQVALEQGFVETLLGRRLYTPDIDARNMMVRKAAERAAINAPLQGSAADIIKMAMIEVDKMLPKDQAKMLLQVHDELVFEVDEDIADELAPKLAEVMQSVLQISVPLVVEVGKGKNWDEAH; via the coding sequence ATGCCACCATTTGTCTTGGTCGATGGCTCTTACTTTTTATTTCGTGCCTTTCACGCACTGCCACCATTAACCACGTCAACCGGTTTACATACCAATGCAATTCGTGGTGCGATTTCTGCTATTCAAAAACTGATGCGCCGGACCCAACCGACCCATATGGCGGTGATTTTCGATACCCCAGAACCGACCTTCCGGCATGAGCTGTCACCGATTTATAAAGGTGACCGTCCCAGCATGCCAACGGAATTATCCGAACAGATTCCTTATCTGCATGCCTTGATCCGCGCTTTGGGCATTCCCCTGCATACCTTACCGGGTGCCGAAGCCGATGACATTATCGGAACACTGGCCAAACGTGCCGAGGCGATGGGACATCAGGTGCTGATCTCTACGGGCGATAAAGATATGGCACAACTGGTGACCGAAAAAGTCACCCTGGAAGACAGCTTTAAAGAAAAACCGCTGGATGTCGACGGTGTGTTTGAAAAGTTTGGCGTCTGGCCGAATCAGATTATTGACTATCTCACCCTGATGGGCGATGCATCAGATGGCATTATGGGCGTGCCAGGTGTAGGTGCCAAAACGGCAGCAAAACTGCTCACTGAATATGGCTCGATTGGCGGCATTTTAGAAAATGTCGACAAGATCAAAGGCAAAGTCGGTCAAAATATTAAAGAACATGTCGATGGTATTGCACTGGACCATCAACTGGCCAGTATTGTCATCGATCTGGATCTTAACTTTGGTTATGACGATTTAAAACTGGGTGAGCCGAATGTCGAGACCTTGCGTCATTTGTACACCGAGCTGGAATTCCGTAACCAGCTGCAGTCCTTAGATCACCCGAACAACCCGAATAATTCAAATTACCAGCAGGCGGCAAAATCTATTAACGCCAAAGCGGTTACAGCACCAGAACCTCTGGAAGACCATGCCTCTGTAACCAGCAGTGATGACCAGCTAGGTCAAGCGACCTACCACACAGTATTAAGCCAGCAGGACTGGGACACACTGTTTGAGCGCCTAAGTACCGAAAAACGTTTTGCCTTTGATACCGAAACCACCAGTTTGGATTATCGTATTGCACAGATTGTCGGTTTCTCGGTCGCCTTCGATGCGCAGAATGCTTATTATGTTCCCTTGGCACATGATTATGAAGGCGCACCGGAGCAGCTGAATCGTGAAGTAATTCTGGCGCAGATCAAACCAATTCTGGAAGATGAGTCTGTAAAGAAAATTGGGCATCATCTGAAATATGATGCACATGTACTGGAAAATCATGGCATTCATCTGGCAGGCTGGTATTTCGATACCATGCTGGCTTCCTATGTCCTGAATTCTGTCGCGACCCGTCATGGCATGGATGATGTGGCCCGTCTGTATTTGAGTCATCTGACCACGACTTATGAACAAGTGGCCGGTAAAGGTGCTAAACAAAAGACCTTCAACCAGATTCCACTTGAAACTGCAGCACATTATGCCGCAGAAGATGCTCATGTCACTTATCGTCTTTATGAAGTCTTGAGCGGGAAATTACAGGCACATCCTGAACTGGTGAATATTCTGCACAATATTGAAGTTCCGGTCGCACGTGTACTGACACAAATGGAAGAAAACGGCATCGAACTGGATCTGGCTTTTCTGGATCAGCTTGGGGGCGAATTTTCCAATACCATGCAAAATCTGGAAAACCAGATTATGGAAATTGCCGGTGAAAGCTTTAATGTCAGCTCACCTAAACAGGTCGGTGAAGTGTTATTTGAAAAGCTGGGGCTAAAAGGCGGTAAAAAAACCACCACCGGACAATACAGCACCAGTGAAAGTGTACTGGAAAAAATTGAACATCCGATTGCCCAGCTGATTCTGGAATATCGTGGTTTGTCCAAGCTGAAAAGCACTTATACCGATGGCTTATGCAAACAGGCTAATCCTGATACCCACCGTGTGCATACCAGTTACCACCAGGCATTGACTGCAACTGGCCGTTTATCATCGACTGATCCAAACCTGCAGAATATTCCGATTCGTGCCGAAATTGGCCGTCAAATTCGCAAGGCGTTTGTGGCACCGGAAGGTCGTGTTTTGCTGGCAGCCGATTACTCACAAATTGAATTGCGTCTCATGGCCCACTTATCTCAGGATGAAGCCCTGCTGGATGCATTTATTCATGGTCAGGATGTACACCGCCGTACCGCAGCTGAAGTTCTAGGCATTCCTTTGGAAGAAGTGACCAATGACCAGCGCCGTCAGGCCAAGGCTGTTAACTTCGGACTACTTTACGGTATGTCTGAATTCGGTCTGATCCGTCAGTTAGGCTTTACCCGTCAGGAATCACAGGACTATATCAAGCAGTATTTCCACCGCTATCCGGGCATTTATGACTATATGCAACGTACCCGTCAGGTCGCATTAGAACAAGGTTTTGTTGAAACCTTGCTCGGACGCCGTTTATATACCCCAGATATTGATGCCCGTAATATGATGGTGCGTAAAGCGGCAGAACGGGCTGCAATTAATGCCCCGCTACAAGGTTCGGCTGCGGATATCATTAAAATGGCAATGATTGAAGTCGACAAAATGTTGCCAAAAGATCAGGCCAAAATGCTGTTGCAGGTACACGATGAACTGGTATTTGAAGTCGATGAAGACATTGCCGATGAACTGGCACCTAAACTGGCTGAAGTGATGCAATCGGTATTGCAGATTTCTGTACCATTGGTGGTAGAAGTGGGTAAAGGCAAAAACTGGGATGAGGCGCATTAA
- a CDS encoding acetyl-CoA carboxylase carboxyltransferase subunit alpha, with protein sequence MKNKATPSKAWATVQIARHPERPQFLDYVGEIFTEFDALHGDRLYGDDGAMIGGLARFDGQPVMIVGQHRGRSTREKLQHNFGMSNPEGYRKAQRLLDMAERFNLPVFTFIDTMGAYPGVGAEERGQAEAIATSLAQLSNLKVPVIATVLGEGGSGGALGIGVADRVVMLSHSIYSVISPEGCASILWKTAEKAEQASEALALTAEKLQKMGIVEYVVDEGEGAHLNPDQVMNSLKAVLKEALNELQPMEAQARCEARYQRLMKFGSDNLGLVS encoded by the coding sequence ATGAAAAATAAAGCAACTCCATCAAAAGCATGGGCGACAGTGCAGATTGCACGTCATCCAGAACGTCCACAATTCCTGGACTATGTGGGTGAAATATTCACTGAATTTGATGCTTTACATGGTGACCGCCTATATGGTGATGATGGCGCGATGATCGGTGGCCTGGCTCGTTTCGATGGTCAACCGGTGATGATCGTTGGTCAGCATCGTGGTCGTAGTACCCGTGAAAAATTACAGCATAATTTTGGCATGAGTAACCCGGAAGGTTATCGTAAGGCACAGCGTCTGCTAGACATGGCAGAGCGTTTCAACCTGCCAGTCTTCACCTTTATTGATACCATGGGTGCTTATCCGGGTGTCGGTGCAGAAGAACGTGGTCAGGCTGAAGCGATTGCGACCAGTCTGGCTCAGCTTTCCAACTTGAAAGTACCGGTAATTGCAACTGTACTGGGTGAAGGCGGTTCAGGTGGTGCGCTGGGTATTGGGGTAGCAGACCGTGTGGTGATGCTCTCTCACAGTATTTATTCGGTGATTTCACCGGAAGGCTGTGCCTCAATTCTCTGGAAAACCGCTGAAAAAGCTGAACAGGCCAGTGAAGCCTTGGCTCTGACTGCAGAAAAATTGCAGAAAATGGGTATTGTAGAATATGTGGTGGATGAAGGTGAGGGTGCTCATTTAAATCCGGATCAGGTCATGAACAGCTTGAAAGCAGTGCTGAAAGAAGCTTTGAATGAACTGCAACCAATGGAAGCGCAAGCACGATGCGAAGCACGTTACCAACGTTTAATGAAGTTTGGCAGCGACAATTTAGGTCTGGTTTCTTAA
- the proC gene encoding pyrroline-5-carboxylate reductase: MSAALNCNICFIGGGNMAQALIGGLISRGLPATRITVSDPVEKVRALLAEKEINVTGDNSAAIQDADIVVLAVKPQVLAQVLQPLKGLVNNKLIISIVAGAEIATLSALLGTERIVRVMPNTPALVQTGAHGLYANAFVETSDRELASQVLASTGLTIWVDSEAQIDAVTAVSGSGPAYFFYMMESMIRAGKNLGLDEKVATALTLQTALGAAQMAITSSNTPAELRKNVTSPNGTTQAALEVFDRAQISQNIQAALAAAQKRSQELAQELSESSKSSV; this comes from the coding sequence ATGAGTGCAGCTTTAAATTGTAATATCTGTTTTATTGGTGGCGGTAATATGGCCCAAGCCTTAATTGGCGGTCTGATTTCACGTGGTTTGCCAGCAACACGTATTACAGTTTCTGATCCGGTCGAAAAAGTCCGTGCTTTATTGGCGGAAAAAGAAATTAATGTGACCGGGGATAATAGCGCTGCAATTCAGGATGCAGATATCGTCGTATTGGCGGTAAAACCTCAGGTTTTGGCTCAAGTGCTGCAACCCTTAAAAGGTCTGGTTAATAATAAGCTGATTATTTCCATTGTTGCCGGTGCAGAAATTGCCACATTGTCAGCATTGTTGGGGACAGAGCGTATTGTCCGGGTCATGCCGAACACGCCAGCATTGGTACAGACCGGGGCTCATGGTTTATATGCCAATGCATTTGTGGAAACGAGTGACCGTGAGCTAGCCAGTCAGGTTCTGGCGTCGACCGGACTGACCATTTGGGTCGACTCAGAAGCACAAATTGATGCAGTCACTGCAGTCTCGGGTTCGGGTCCGGCTTACTTTTTCTATATGATGGAAAGTATGATTCGTGCGGGTAAAAATTTAGGTCTGGATGAAAAAGTTGCAACTGCACTCACCTTGCAGACGGCTTTAGGCGCGGCGCAAATGGCGATTACCAGCTCGAATACGCCGGCTGAGTTACGTAAAAATGTGACTTCTCCAAATGGGACTACACAGGCTGCACTTGAAGTCTTTGATCGCGCCCAGATTTCTCAAAATATTCAGGCGGCACTTGCCGCTGCACAAAAACGCAGTCAAGAACTGGCACAAGAGCTCAGTGAAAGCAGCAAATCTTCAGTTTAA
- the tilS gene encoding tRNA lysidine(34) synthetase TilS, protein MRSTLPTFNEVWQRQFRSGFLKQLQDFPAETKVLIGCSGGVDSMLLLHLMFFLCPEKVRAIYVDHQLQALSADWGKFVAHQCQQLNIPCIIQPVNVASGNLEQQARNSRYQAYLQHLQADEMLVLAHHQQDQAETLMLRLLSGAGVDGLAAMKQIDVRENLTIWRPLLDISREQICQWASDLNVQNIEDPTNADTHYDRAWARQTLWPVLSERYPKMQAALVRTSELMQDAQDILQEVLQQDLAYCGTETQLDLGKFLQLSKSRQRQLLSAWMKGKQQYRPSLDMVERLQREVIYAKQDAQAALHWQGFYYVRYQQQLYRLTAEIYLAEQQQVQTSPESIKFALKDCVQVLSGKFIIAPAQFGLSPALLQQALHLQQRQGGEKIHLYGRVGTWPLKKAIQEAQIFPWARHTIQILSTDNVMLGVFTPKGFWLAQSAYCEAGGWLPMSVSSTLELNDEH, encoded by the coding sequence ATGCGAAGCACGTTACCAACGTTTAATGAAGTTTGGCAGCGACAATTTAGGTCTGGTTTCTTAAAACAGCTGCAGGACTTTCCTGCAGAGACAAAAGTTCTCATCGGATGCAGTGGCGGCGTAGATTCTATGCTGTTGCTGCATCTGATGTTTTTTTTATGCCCGGAAAAAGTTCGGGCGATTTATGTCGATCATCAGTTACAAGCACTCAGCGCAGATTGGGGTAAGTTCGTTGCACATCAATGTCAGCAATTGAATATTCCCTGCATCATTCAGCCAGTCAATGTCGCCAGTGGCAATTTGGAACAGCAAGCGCGCAATTCACGTTATCAGGCCTATCTGCAACATTTGCAAGCGGATGAAATGTTGGTGTTAGCGCATCATCAGCAGGATCAGGCGGAAACCCTGATGTTGCGTTTATTGTCTGGTGCCGGCGTTGACGGTTTAGCAGCCATGAAACAGATCGATGTACGTGAAAATCTCACGATTTGGCGGCCATTGCTGGATATTTCCCGTGAGCAGATTTGCCAATGGGCATCAGACCTGAATGTTCAGAATATTGAAGATCCGACCAATGCTGATACCCATTATGACCGAGCCTGGGCACGCCAGACCCTGTGGCCAGTATTAAGCGAACGCTATCCTAAAATGCAAGCTGCCTTGGTGCGAACCAGTGAGTTAATGCAGGATGCTCAAGACATTTTACAAGAAGTGCTGCAACAGGATTTAGCATATTGTGGAACTGAAACGCAGCTCGATCTTGGTAAATTTTTACAGCTTTCAAAATCACGACAACGTCAATTACTCTCTGCCTGGATGAAAGGTAAACAACAGTATCGTCCATCCTTAGATATGGTGGAGCGTTTGCAACGCGAAGTGATTTATGCCAAGCAAGATGCTCAGGCAGCATTGCATTGGCAAGGCTTTTATTATGTACGCTATCAGCAGCAATTATATCGTTTGACCGCAGAGATCTATTTAGCCGAGCAGCAACAGGTTCAAACTAGTCCGGAAAGTATAAAATTCGCTTTAAAAGACTGTGTGCAGGTTTTGTCAGGGAAATTTATCATCGCGCCTGCACAGTTCGGTTTATCTCCTGCATTATTGCAGCAAGCTTTGCATTTACAGCAGAGGCAGGGTGGCGAAAAAATTCATTTATATGGCCGTGTCGGTACCTGGCCGCTGAAAAAAGCTATTCAGGAAGCGCAAATATTTCCCTGGGCTCGGCATACTATTCAAATATTAAGCACAGATAATGTTATGCTAGGCGTGTTTACCCCTAAAGGATTTTGGTTGGCCCAATCTGCATATTGTGAAGCAGGTGGATGGCTGCCGATGTCGGTTTCTTCAACTTTAGAACTCAACGATGAGCATTGA
- the trxA gene encoding thioredoxin, which translates to MSGNIVNTTDANFEADVLQSDVPVLVDFWAGWCAPCKAIAPVLEVLADEYQGKVKIVKVDVTSCEQTAVNFNIRNIPALLMFKNGEVVATQVGAAPKSKLTAFIDDNI; encoded by the coding sequence ATGTCTGGCAACATCGTAAACACTACTGACGCAAACTTCGAAGCAGACGTTCTTCAATCAGACGTTCCTGTACTGGTGGACTTTTGGGCAGGCTGGTGTGCACCATGTAAAGCAATTGCACCCGTACTTGAAGTGCTTGCTGATGAATACCAAGGCAAAGTTAAAATCGTGAAAGTTGACGTAACTTCTTGCGAACAAACTGCTGTGAATTTCAACATTCGTAACATCCCGGCTTTGTTGATGTTCAAAAATGGTGAAGTTGTTGCGACTCAAGTCGGTGCTGCACCAAAATCTAAACTGACTGCATTTATTGATGACAATATCTAA
- a CDS encoding YggT family protein, whose translation MGANSALIFGIIINVAILLVFFRFLMQLAAVSPYNPVVLSTVKATKIVDVFGRIFPTLAKGRVSTAALALLVVLYLLKIFGMMYLSGGMPNGPVHLIILTFVTMMQDLIRFCRYLIFATIILSWVVMFTQSRSPYIEVVQELAEPLLAPFRRIMPNMGMIDLSPIFAILTLIIIEMIMNQVAIVLLTGL comes from the coding sequence ATGGGTGCAAATTCTGCGCTAATTTTTGGCATTATCATTAACGTCGCGATTTTGCTCGTATTCTTCCGATTTTTAATGCAACTGGCAGCGGTCAGTCCTTACAATCCTGTGGTTCTTTCTACTGTGAAAGCCACTAAAATTGTAGATGTATTTGGTCGAATTTTCCCAACTTTGGCCAAAGGTCGAGTCAGTACTGCTGCTTTGGCATTACTGGTCGTGCTCTATCTGCTTAAAATTTTTGGCATGATGTATCTGTCAGGGGGGATGCCGAATGGGCCTGTCCATCTGATTATTCTGACTTTTGTTACCATGATGCAGGATCTTATCCGTTTCTGTCGTTATTTGATTTTCGCTACGATTATCTTAAGTTGGGTGGTGATGTTTACTCAGTCTCGTTCGCCTTATATTGAAGTCGTGCAAGAGCTGGCTGAGCCTTTACTGGCGCCATTCCGTCGTATCATGCCAAATATGGGGATGATTGACCTTTCTCCAATCTTCGCTATTTTAACTTTGATTATTATCGAAATGATTATGAACCAGGTGGCGATTGTATTGCTTACCGGTCTTTAA